A single region of the Salvia miltiorrhiza cultivar Shanhuang (shh) chromosome 8, IMPLAD_Smil_shh, whole genome shotgun sequence genome encodes:
- the LOC130999985 gene encoding uncharacterized protein LOC130999985 — MASGCISSCVDDARVPVRASYVNLYKWPESDFEFVRSMSSKSRGGGGGRQPRVVDSISCRQMYLRSYTFSREEDYKDDKASLKCLGRGRGKPPADAAGKRRKPKSATCSAFTYIFRRLLSCTTEIDVAN, encoded by the coding sequence ATGGCCTCCGGCTGCATATCGAGCTGCGTGGACGACGCGCGCGTGCCGGTGAGAGCCAGCTACGTGAACCTCTACAAATGGCCGGAATCCGACTTCGAGTTCGTGAGGTCTATGAGCTCCAAATctcgcggcggcggcggcggaaggCAGCCGAGAGTTGTGGACAGCATCTCATGCAGGCAAATGTATTTGAGAAGCTACACATTTTCGAGGGAAGAAGATTACAAAGACGACAAGGCATCGCTCAAGTGTCTAGGCAGAGGTAGGGGGAAGCCGCCGGCCGACGCCGCCGGAAAGAGGAGGAAGCCAAAGTCTGCGACGTGCTCCGCCTTCACGTACATTTTCCGGCGGCTGCTCTCTTGCACCACCGAGATTGATGTTGCTAATTGA
- the LOC130999981 gene encoding probable LRR receptor-like serine/threonine-protein kinase At1g05700, whose product MAKLPLISCLLLALCSLSLSANVFISIDCGSSATYKDENGISWTGDDEYVGTGESRAVQPSSSYSRVMDTLRVFRNQTKHCYVIGDVKRGRVLVRATFLYGNYDGRNSPPAFDLLFDGYYWAYVNNSGPTPSRFEVIYTTTRETISVCVSQYEAGQFPYINAIEVRSLDSTMYGGLGEDRDIYPLFTRRRVAFGANATIRFPDDPYDRQWARDTFMNGTIQVTSDARLSSDIQTVDKPPLAVLKTAVTAPTLNSTIDFYLALSKSFNSSVYANWYFSEVTRLGPNQTRSFAFYKDNVAFSTPFSPPYENCTGKFVSNISISANNTFSLVANENSTLPPLVNAMEVFILGDLPLNNGTDEKDVEGLASLQKAFSSLRNWSGDPCLPKLYNWDWVKCDGDRVKSLLLGGFGLSGLLPDFTSMDALTTINLSNNSLRGNIPDFLGSLPNLQILNLENNKFNGTIPASLLAKKSLILRVSGNPELCTSNSSCPTPTTSLPTNSSVGKRKNILESIFAAMISCIIVLHLS is encoded by the exons ATGGCTAAACTGCCACTAATCTCGTGCCTGCTCTTAGCTCTCTGCAGCCTATCTCTATCAGCAAATG TTTTCATCAGCATCGACTGCGGCTCATCGGCGACGTACAAGGACGAGAACGGAATCTCATGGACAGGCGACGACGAGTACGTCGGCACGGGCGAGTCCCGTGCCGTGCAGCCGTCGAGCTCCTACAGCCGCGTGATGGACACGCTGCGCGTGTTCCGGAACCAGACCAAGCACTGCTACGTGATCGGCGACGTGAAGCGGGGGCGCGTGCTGGTACGCGCCACCTTCCTCTACGGGAACTACGACGGCCGGAACTCCCCGCCGGCCTTCGACCTGCTCTTCGACGGCTACTACTGGGCGTACGTGAACAACTCGGGGCCCACGCCCTCGCGGTTCGAGGTCATCTACACGACGACGAGGGAGACGATCAGCGTGTGCGTGTCGCAGTATGAAGCCGGGCAGTTTCCGTACATCAATGCCATCGAGGTGCGGAGTTTGGATTCCACTATGTATGGCGGTCTGGGTGAGGACAGGGACATTTACCCCTTGTTCACGAGGAGAAGGGTGGCTTTTGGTGCTAATGCAACCATCAG GTTTCCGGACGATCCCTACGACAGACAATGGGCCCGTGACACGTTCATGAACGGAACGATCCAAGTCACGAGCGACGCCCGTCTCAGCAGCGATATCCAAACGGTCGATAAACCGCCGCTTGCCGTGTTGAAAACGGCCGTTACTGCCCCCACACTCAATTCAACCATAGACTTTTACCTCGCGTTATCTAAATCCTTCAACTCCTCCGTCTACGCCAATTGGTACTTCTCCGAGGTCACTCGCCTCGGCCCCAACCAAACCCGGTCCTTCGCCTTCTACAAGGACAACGTCGCCTTCTCCACGCCCTTCTCGCCGCCCTACGAAAACTGCACGGGCAAGTTCGTCAGCAACATTTCAATTTCGGCGAACAACACCTTCTCCCTTGTCGCAAACGAGAACTCCACGCTCCCGCCCCTCGTCAATGCCATGGAAGTGTTCATCCTCGGAGATTTACCACTCAACAATGGCACTGACGAGAAAGACG TTGAAGGGTTAGCTTCGCTGCAAAAAGCGTTCAGTTCGTTGCGAAATTGGAGCGGCGATCCTTGTCTTCCTAAATTATACAACTGGGATTGGGTCAAATGCGACGGTGATAGAGTCAAATCACt ACTTCTTGGTGGCTTCGGGCTTTCGGGGTTGCTTCCAGATTTCACTTCCATGGATGCTCTTACTACAAT AAATCTTTCAAATAACAGCTTGCGAGGGAATATTCCTGATTTTCTTGGCTCGTTGCCGAATCTCCAAATATT GAATCTCGAGAATAACAAATTCAACGGTACCATTCCAGCCTCATTATTAGCAAAAAAGAGCCTAATTTTACG GGTAAGTGGGAATCCGGAGCTGTGTACATCAAACTCGTCGTGCCCGACTCCGACGACAAGTCTGCCGACGAATTCTTCCGTCGGGAAGAGGAAGAACATTCTAGAAAGTATCTTCGCCGCCATGATTTCATGCATTATCGTATTACACTTGAGTTGA
- the LOC130999984 gene encoding pentatricopeptide repeat-containing protein At1g09220, mitochondrial-like yields the protein MSSRQSQYNHLLSLLHKYSHRRRAIQQIHCHLLLTNPLLNHGICLLLLWNSVIKHYALGRFPRDALSLFKYIGNQRNPFSFDSFTYSYLIKACANMKRPDVGNQLHCRSTKVGFHCNLHVQTALVNMHADSGYLVEARKVFDEMPERNLVTWNVLLTGLVKWGEVGLARAVFDAMPERNVVSWTGMINGYTRANRFHDALHLFRTMVVHQGIRPTEVTLLALFPSIWNVGSLEFCRMIHGYAEKSGLNMMDVRVVNCLIDAYSRSGSIGSAWRVFEEADDESKNLVSWTSMISAFAMHGMAAEASDCYKEMENKGVTPNSITFLSVMSACSHGGLVVEGLEFYRKMVDDYGISPGIKHYGALIDMLGRAGRLEEAEKIALGVAPSESVVAWRTLLGACSFHGDVEMGERVTRKIMEIELRYGGDYVLLSNIFSAAGRFVDSERVRKMMDGRNASKLAGITMSTCRDFS from the coding sequence ATGTCTAGTAGGCAAAGCCAGTACAACCATCTTCTCTCCCTACTCCACAAATACAGCCATCGCCGCCGCGCCATTCAGCAAATCCACTGCCACCTTCTCCTCACAAATCCACTCCTCAACCATGGAATTTGCTTACTTCTTCTCTGGAACTCCGTAATCAAGCACTACGCACTCGGCAGATTCCCGCGagatgctctctctctcttcaaataTATCGGGAATCAAAGGAATCCCTTTTCATTCGATAGCTTTACCTACTCCTATCTCATCAAAGCATGCGCGAATATGAAGAGACCTGACGTGGGGAACCAGCTCCATTGCCGGAGCACTAAAGTGGGGTTCCATTGTAATCTTCACGTGCAGACTGCATTGGTGAATATGCATGCAGATTCTGGGTACTTGGTTGAGGCGAGGAaggtgttcgacgaaatgcctGAGAGAAATTTGGTGACTTGGAATGTTTTGCTCACAGGGTTAGTTAAATGGGGCGAGGTCGGGCTTGCAAGGGCTGTTTTTGACGCCATGCCGGAGAGGAATGTGGTTTCTTGGACCGGGATGATCAACGGGTACACTCGTGCGAACCGGTTTCACGACGCCTTGCATTTGTTTCGGACAATGGTCGTGCACCAGGGGATCCGACCCACGGAGGTGACGCTCCTCGCGCTCTTCCCGTCTATATGGAATGTCGGATCGCTCGAGTTCTGCCGGATGATTCACGGCTACGCGGAGAAAAGTGGACTGAACATGATGGATGTTCGTGTTGTTAATTGCCTCATCGATGCATACTCGAGAAGCGGGAGCATAGGAAGCGCGTGGCGGGTGTTCGAGGAAGCCGATGATGAGAGCAAGAATTTGGTTTCTTGGACTTCGATGATATCTGCATTTGCAATGCACGGAATGGCTGCGGAAGCTTCTGATTGCTACAAGGAAATGGAAAACAAGGGCGTCACGCCCAACTCCATCACGTTTCTGAGCGTGATGAGCGCTTGCAGTCACGGCGGATTGGTGGTCGAGGGGCTCGAGTTCTACAGGAAAATGGTGGATGATTACGGGATTTCACCCGGAATCAAGCATTACGGAGCTTTGATAGACATGTTGGGGAGGGCGGGGAGATTGGAGGAAGCGGAGAAGATAGCCCTAGGCGTCGCCCCGAGTGAAAGTGTGGTGGCGTGGAGGACTCTTTTGGGCGCTTGCAGCTTCCATGGCGACGTCGAGATGGGCGAGAGAGTGACGAGGAAGATCATGGAGATTGAGCTGAGATATGGTGGCGATTATGTGCTTCTGTCAAACATCTTCTCTGCTGCAGGTAGGTTTGTGGATTCTGAGAGAGTGAGGAAGATGATGGATGGCAGAAATGCCTCAAAACTTGCTGGGATTACTATGTCCACTTGCAGAGATTTTTCATGA
- the LOC130999982 gene encoding receptor-like protein kinase HERK 1: MMGFGVSIWVILLLLNLAWCSRGFTPVDQYYVNCGSSSDAPVGNITFVADKSAAKYLTTPQEILADSNLNSITRADDSPLFRTARIFNGPSRYTFPIREGGRHWIRLHFFPFDFPNYDMKSARFSVFSQKTTLLSDFTPKDAIVREYSVNVGKGDLVITFSPSSNSIAYVNAIEVVSVPDGLIADSAPLYTSSGTFTGLAAQPLQTVARLNMGGPFVSLVNDTLGRNWEPDSSYLKQPNLATDKSNIPAVQYPGGGATPEAAPQTVYGTCTKMNSADDPRSNFNVTWDIPVDPGFQYVVRLHFCDIVSASPTDLVFNVFIDTYVIYRDLELSLRLNGKLATAYFADFVTPVLDRAIVSVSIGPSPRSSYPDAFLNGLEVMKIRNAKDSLAGASVLPSFPKSKKNLVVIVGVSVGVPVLLILVGVLFFMHRRRKQERLKFLKSWVPVSVNGGASHTMGSKYSTGTTVSVGSNLSYRIPFVAVQEATNNFDESWVIGVGGFGKVYKGELHDGTKVAVKRGNPRSQQGLAEFRTEIEMLSQFRHRHLVSLIGYCDEKNEMILVYEYMENGTVKSHLYGSNLPSLGWKERLEICIGAARGLHYLHTGYAKAVIHRDVKSANILLDENLMAKVADFGLSKTGPEIDQTHVSTAVKGSFGYLDPEYFRRQQLTEKSDVYSFGVVLFEVLCARPVIDPSLSREMVNLAEWAMKWQKKGQLDQIIDQNLVGKIKPDSLRKFGETAEKCLADYGVDRPSMGDVLWNLEYALQLQEAVVQNDPDENSTNAIGQLSPQVGEFNHLDTTTSVAQFETSSVDDLSGVSMSRVFSQLVKSEGR; the protein is encoded by the coding sequence ATGATGGGATTTGGGGTTTCAATCTGGGTGATTTTGTTGCTATTGAATCTTGCTTGGTGTTCGAGGGGATTTACACCTGTTGATCAATACTATGTCAACTGTGGATCGTCGAGTGATGCTCCCGTGGGTAATATTACTTTTGTTGCTGATAAATCTGCTGCGAAATATCTCACAACCCCTCAAGAAATATTGGCTGATAGCAATCTGAATTCGATAACTAGAGCTGATGATTCCCCTTTGTTTAGGACTGCAAGAATTTTCAATGGGCCTTCTAGGTATACGTTTCCGATTAGGGAGGGGGGTAGGCATTGGATCCGCCTGCATTTCTTCCCTTTTGATTTCCCTAATTATGATATGAAGTCTGCTAGATTCTCTGTTTTCTCTCAGAAGACTACTCTGCTTAGTGATTTCACCCCTAAGGATGCCATTGTTAGGGAATATAGTGTTAATGTGGGGAAGGGGGATCTCGTGATCACGTTTTCCCCTTCGAGTAATTCGATTGCGTATGTTAACGCCATCGAGGTTGTGTCCGTGCCCGATGGCCTCATTGCTGATTCTGCACCTTTGTACACTTCTTCGGGGACGTTTACTGGGCTGGCTGCTCAGCCTCTGCAGACGGTTGCGAGGTTGAATATGGGAGGCCCGTTCGTGTCGTTGGTGAACGACACGTTGGGGCGTAACTGGGAACCGGATAGCTCGTACTTGAAGCAGCCGAATCTTGCTACTGACAAATCCAACATCCCGGCTGTCCAGTACCCTGGTGGCGGTGCAACGCCAGAGGCTGCTCCACAGACTGTGTACGGGACTTGCACGAAGATGAACTCGGCTGATGATCCGAGGAGCAATTTCAACGTCACCTGGGACATCCCGGTGGATCCTGGTTTTCAGTACGTGGTCCGGCTGCACTTCTGCGATATTGTGAGTGCTTCGCCTACTGATCTCGTGTTTAATGTTTTCATTGACACGTATGTCATTTATCGGGATCTTGAGCTATCTTTGAGGCTCAATGGGAAGTTGGCTACTGCTTACTTTGCTGATTTTGTCACCCCGGTGCTAGATAGAGCTATCGTTAGTGTAAGCATTGGTCCGTCTCCTAGGAGTTCTTACCCCGATGCCTTTCTTAACGGGTTGGAGGTTATGAAGATAAGAAACGCGAAGGACAGCCTTGCCGGGGCCTCTGTTTTGCCATCGTTTCCTAAATCAAAGAAGAACTTGGTAGTTATTGTGGGCGTGAGCGTTGGAGTGCCGGTGTTGTTGATTTTGGTGGGGGTTCTGTTTTTCATGCACAGGAGAAGGAAGCAAGAGCGTCTCAAATTCTTGAAAAGTTGGGTTCCTGTATCAGTTAATGGTGGAGCTTCTCACACCATGGGAAGCAAATATTCGACTGGCACGACAGTTAGCGTTGGTTCTAACTTGAGCTACCGCATCCCTTTCGTAGCAGTTCAAGAAGCAACCAACAACTTTGACGAGAGCTGGGTGATCGGAGTTGGTGGGTTTGGAAAGGTTTACAAGGGAGAATTACACGATGGCACGAAGGTAGCTGTTAAGAGAGGCAATCCGAGGTCCCAACAAGGATTAGCAGAGTTCAGAACTGAAATCGAGATGCTTTCCCAATTTCGCCATCGCCATTTGGTTTCCTTGATTGGGTATTGTGATGAGAAGAACGAGATGATTCTGGTGTACGAGTACATGGAGAATGGGACTGTGAAAAGCCATCTCTACGGTTCAAATCTCCCGAGCTTAGGTTGGAAGGAGAGACTCGAGATATGCATTGGAGCTGCAAGAGGGTTGCACTATCTCCACACGGGCTATGCCAAAGCAGTTATTCATCGCGATGTGAAGTCAGCAAACATATTGCTGGACGAGAACTTGATGGCTAAGGTTGCTGACTTTGGACTCTCTAAGACGGGGCCGGAGATTGATCAAACACATGTCAGCACAGCTGTGAAAGGGAGCTTCGGCTACCTCGACCCTGAGTACTTCAGAAGGCAGCAGCTGACAGAAAAATCGGATGTTTACTCGTTTGGTGTGGTCTTGTTTGAGGTTTTATGTGCCAGGCCTGTGATTGATCCATCTCTCTCGAGAGAGATGGTTAACCTAGCCGAATGGGCGATGAAGTGGCAGAAGAAGGGTCAGCTAGATCAAATCATCGATCAGAATCTCGTGGGAAAGATAAAACCAGATTCCCTCAGAAAGTTTGGGGAAACAGCAGAGAAATGCTTGGCTGATTACGGGGTGGACAGACCCTCCATGGGCGACGTTCTCTGGAATCTTGAATACGCGCTTCAGCTTCAAGAGGCAGTGGTCCAGAACGATCCAGATGAGAACAGCACGAATGCTATTGGCCAGCTGTCTCCACAAGTGGGAGAGTTCAACCACCTCGACACCACCACTTCCGTTGCCCAATTTGAGACCTCGAGCGTTGATGATCTCTCGGGCGTCTCAATGAGTAGAGTCTTCTCGCAGCTGGTGAAGTCCGAGGGGAGGTAA